Proteins encoded in a region of the Flavobacteriaceae bacterium HL-DH10 genome:
- a CDS encoding zinc metalloprotease: MKKLILAFAALSFVLTSCSNNENDITSEQSKIDMSDFYVYTNADVDETSKLTATKSPLKSCYTMVNLNRLLKENPGLEKKMYDIEYFTRQFIASKKPTGTPGGGPGGGTTDPPADTDTDGDGIYDIYDDCPTISGLSEYNGCPAPYANEIIIPVVINIIEKYDGQVTQEQIDSQIAILNEDFNNLNSRTVNTPLEFSTSVANFDITFTQSSVKRTISNKKSWGTRDAMKFSSQGGIDATDPSTYLNIWVCEIGRGILGYAQFPGGPEATDGVVIGPNYFGETGGNYGHGRTATHEIGHWLNLRHIWGDGGCSYDDFVTDTPTSDGPNYGCPEETINCGTVDMTMNYMDYVYDDCMYMFTHGQNDRSRSLFTSGGYRYSFVD, from the coding sequence ATGAAAAAATTAATACTAGCATTTGCTGCCCTATCTTTTGTTTTAACATCGTGTAGCAATAATGAAAATGACATTACTTCGGAGCAATCTAAGATTGATATGAGTGATTTTTATGTTTACACTAATGCCGATGTAGATGAAACCTCTAAGCTGACAGCAACAAAAAGCCCTTTAAAGTCTTGTTATACCATGGTTAATCTTAACCGGTTATTAAAGGAAAACCCTGGTCTTGAAAAAAAGATGTACGATATTGAATATTTTACAAGACAGTTTATTGCTAGTAAAAAACCAACTGGAACACCAGGTGGAGGACCTGGCGGAGGCACTACAGATCCACCAGCTGACACAGATACAGATGGTGATGGCATCTATGACATTTATGATGATTGCCCGACTATATCTGGTTTGTCTGAATATAATGGCTGTCCTGCCCCTTATGCTAACGAAATCATTATTCCAGTTGTAATCAACATTATAGAAAAGTATGATGGTCAAGTAACCCAGGAACAAATAGATTCGCAAATAGCTATTTTAAATGAAGATTTTAACAATTTAAACTCAAGGACTGTAAATACTCCTTTAGAATTTTCGACATCTGTTGCGAACTTCGACATCACGTTTACACAGAGCTCGGTTAAAAGAACAATTTCAAATAAAAAAAGTTGGGGAACCAGAGATGCCATGAAATTTTCCAGTCAGGGTGGTATTGATGCTACTGACCCATCAACATATTTAAATATTTGGGTTTGTGAAATTGGACGTGGCATATTAGGGTATGCTCAATTTCCTGGTGGTCCAGAAGCTACAGACGGCGTTGTTATTGGTCCCAATTATTTTGGAGAAACAGGTGGCAATTATGGACATGGAAGAACCGCAACCCACGAGATTGGTCACTGGTTAAATTTACGCCATATATGGGGAGATGGTGGATGTTCGTATGACGATTTTGTAACAGACACTCCTACTTCCGACGGACCTAATTATGGTTGTCCTGAAGAAACTATTAATTGCGGCACAGTTGATATGACCATGAATTACATGGATTATGTTTACGATGATTGTATGTATATGTTTACCCATGGTCAGAATGACAGATCAAGATCTCTATTTACCAGTGGTGGTTATAGGTATAGCTTTGTAGACTAA
- a CDS encoding SufE family protein, with protein MSIEEIQNEIIDEFSMFEDWEERYQYMIDLGKDLPLIDDQYKTDSNIIKGCQSKVWVHAEMKDDKIEFTADSDAIITKGIIAILIRAFSNQHPKDIINADTDFIDQIGLKEHLSPTRANGLVSMVKQLKMYAIAYQTQLK; from the coding sequence ATGAGTATTGAAGAAATTCAAAACGAAATTATAGACGAATTCTCCATGTTTGAAGACTGGGAAGAGCGTTACCAATATATGATAGATTTGGGCAAAGATTTACCCTTAATTGACGACCAATACAAAACGGACAGCAACATTATAAAAGGTTGCCAAAGCAAAGTATGGGTACATGCCGAAATGAAAGACGATAAAATAGAATTTACTGCCGATAGTGATGCTATAATTACTAAAGGTATTATTGCTATATTAATTCGTGCGTTTTCAAATCAGCATCCAAAAGATATTATTAATGCCGATACCGATTTTATAGACCAAATCGGGTTAAAAGAACATTTGTCGCCAACACGTGCCAATGGATTAGTAAGCATGGTAAAACAGCTTAAAATGTATGCCATAGCATACCAAACACAACTGAAATAA
- the sufC gene encoding Fe-S cluster assembly ATPase SufC, with protein sequence MLKIENLHASIEDKAILRGINLEVKPGEVHAIMGPNGSGKSTLASVIAGKEEYEVTNGSILFNQEDINELAAEERAHKGVFLSFQYPVEIPGVSVTNFIKTAINESRKAKGLEDMPAKDMLKLIREKAELLEIDRKFLSRSLNEGFSGGEKKRNEIFQMAMLEPKLAILDETDSGLDIDALRIVANGVNKLKSKDNAVIVITHYQRLLDYIVPDFVHVLYNGRIVKSGGKELAHELEEKGYDWIKEEVNA encoded by the coding sequence ATGTTAAAAATTGAAAATTTACACGCCAGTATAGAAGATAAAGCCATTTTAAGAGGCATTAATTTAGAAGTAAAACCAGGAGAAGTGCATGCTATTATGGGACCAAATGGTTCAGGAAAAAGCACATTGGCTTCGGTTATTGCTGGAAAAGAAGAATATGAAGTTACTAATGGCTCCATTCTTTTTAACCAAGAAGATATTAATGAACTAGCTGCTGAAGAGCGTGCTCATAAAGGTGTGTTTTTATCATTTCAATACCCCGTAGAAATCCCTGGAGTTTCTGTCACAAACTTTATAAAAACAGCTATAAACGAATCTCGTAAAGCTAAAGGATTAGAGGATATGCCTGCGAAAGACATGCTAAAACTAATTCGTGAAAAAGCAGAGTTGTTAGAAATTGATAGAAAATTTTTATCACGCTCATTAAACGAAGGATTTTCTGGTGGTGAGAAAAAACGTAACGAAATTTTTCAAATGGCTATGTTAGAACCCAAATTAGCCATTCTTGATGAAACTGATTCTGGTTTAGATATTGATGCCTTACGAATTGTTGCAAATGGCGTAAATAAACTTAAAAGCAAAGACAACGCAGTTATTGTAATTACACACTACCAACGCTTGTTAGACTATATCGTTCCAGATTTTGTTCACGTACTTTACAATGGTCGTATAGTAAAATCTGGTGGAAAAGAATTAGCACATGAGCTTGAAGAGAAGGGCTACGACTGGATTAAAGAAGAAGTAAACGCATAG
- a CDS encoding META domain-containing protein, translated as MKLLTLLLTMFVLQSCRCQKETSTMNDNSEQEKQTELLSGSYTISSIESNRNLPDNLNITFDQNTNKVSGFTACNRFFGTYTIEKNSISISNLATTKIYCKNVMDIEKHLLKALSNIKTYSIKNNQINLNNGDAILIEASKDSLDSIQPENNYLIEYSVSSRGFYKQITINKKNISILEQRAGTPTAFSLGEQNWKTLIKAISSINTKTIPNLEAPSKAFQYDGAAIARLKITDNGKTYQTQPFDHGNPPKEIANLVKEILSISENIE; from the coding sequence ATGAAACTTTTAACCTTATTACTCACGATGTTTGTTCTACAATCTTGTAGATGCCAAAAAGAAACATCAACTATGAATGATAATTCTGAACAAGAAAAACAAACTGAATTACTCTCTGGGAGTTATACAATTTCATCAATAGAAAGTAACAGAAATCTTCCTGATAATTTAAACATAACATTTGATCAAAACACGAATAAAGTATCTGGTTTTACTGCATGTAATCGGTTTTTTGGAACCTATACAATTGAAAAGAACTCCATATCCATTAGCAATTTAGCTACTACAAAAATATATTGTAAAAATGTTATGGATATTGAAAAACACTTACTAAAAGCTTTATCAAATATTAAGACGTATTCGATAAAAAACAATCAAATAAATTTAAATAATGGTGATGCTATTTTAATTGAAGCTTCAAAAGATTCACTTGATAGCATACAACCAGAAAACAATTATCTTATTGAATATTCTGTTTCATCAAGAGGCTTTTATAAACAAATTACAATAAACAAAAAAAACATTTCAATCTTAGAACAAAGAGCAGGAACACCAACAGCTTTTAGTTTAGGAGAACAGAACTGGAAAACCCTTATAAAAGCCATTAGTTCTATAAATACTAAAACCATCCCAAACCTTGAAGCTCCAAGTAAAGCATTTCAATATGATGGTGCTGCTATTGCTCGATTAAAAATAACTGATAATGGGAAAACTTATCAAACTCAACCTTTTGATCATGGAAACCCACCAAAAGAAATAGCAAATCTTGTTAAAGAAATCCTATCAATTTCAGAAAACATTGAATAG
- a CDS encoding DUF2480 family protein — MPDDIINRVANSKLITINLEDYYPKGQRILFDIKDWLFEGFVLREKDFRNQVTLFDWSQYKDTYVALTCSTDAIIPGWAYMLISIQLEPFAKKITIGNLDHLETSIYQDVLNDLDVTEFTNKPIIIKGCSKKPVPQNAYIMLATKLKPIAKSIMYGEACSSVPLYKNK; from the coding sequence ATGCCAGACGACATTATAAATCGCGTAGCGAATAGTAAATTAATAACTATTAACTTAGAAGACTATTATCCAAAAGGGCAACGTATACTCTTTGATATAAAAGACTGGTTATTTGAAGGATTTGTGTTGCGTGAAAAAGACTTTAGAAACCAAGTTACATTATTTGATTGGTCACAATATAAAGATACCTATGTTGCATTAACATGCAGTACAGATGCCATTATACCTGGATGGGCGTATATGTTAATAAGTATTCAATTAGAGCCTTTTGCTAAAAAAATAACAATTGGTAATCTTGATCATTTAGAAACTAGCATTTATCAAGATGTTTTAAATGATTTGGATGTTACTGAATTTACAAACAAACCTATCATAATAAAAGGTTGTTCAAAAAAACCTGTACCTCAAAACGCCTATATAATGCTAGCAACAAAGTTAAAACCTATTGCAAAATCTATTATGTATGGTGAAGCTTGCTCTTCTGTTCCATTGTATAAAAATAAATAA
- the sufB gene encoding Fe-S cluster assembly protein SufB translates to MSKYTEDDLREELKTKEYEYGFYTDIESDTFPIGLNEDIVRAISKKKEEPQWMTDWRLEAFKAWKEMTEPEWANVHYKKPDFQAISYYSAPSSKPKYDSLDEVDPELLATFAKLGISIDEQKKLSGVAMDVVIDSVSVATTFKKTLGEKGIIFMSISEAIKEHPELVKKYLGTVVPQKDNFYAALNSAVFSDGSFCYIPKGVRCPMELSTYFRINQAGTGQFERTLVIADEGSYVSYLEGCTAPSRDENQLHAAVVELIALDDSEIKYSTVQNWYPGNAEGKGGVFNFVTKRGLCEKNAKISWTQVETGSAVTWKYPSCVLKGDNSVGEFYSIAVTNNYQQADTGTKMIHLGKNTRSTIISKGISAGKSQNSYRGLVKVSPNADNARNFSQCDSLLMGNECGAHTFPYIEAKNKSAKIEHEATTSKIGEDQIFYCNQRGIDTEKAIALIVNGFSKEVLNKLPMEFAVEAQKLLEISLEGSVG, encoded by the coding sequence ATGTCAAAGTATACAGAAGACGATTTACGCGAAGAGCTTAAAACCAAAGAATACGAATACGGTTTTTATACCGATATTGAATCTGACACATTTCCTATTGGTTTAAATGAAGATATTGTACGTGCCATTTCTAAAAAGAAAGAAGAACCACAATGGATGACCGACTGGAGATTAGAAGCCTTTAAAGCTTGGAAAGAAATGACTGAGCCAGAGTGGGCAAATGTGCATTATAAAAAACCAGATTTTCAAGCTATTTCCTATTATTCGGCTCCTAGTAGCAAACCAAAATATGATAGTTTAGACGAAGTAGATCCTGAATTATTAGCAACTTTTGCTAAACTGGGAATTTCTATAGATGAACAAAAAAAATTATCTGGGGTTGCTATGGATGTTGTTATAGACTCTGTCTCTGTAGCTACAACATTTAAGAAAACACTAGGTGAAAAAGGTATTATTTTCATGAGTATTTCGGAAGCCATAAAAGAGCATCCAGAGCTTGTTAAAAAATATTTAGGAACTGTAGTACCACAAAAAGACAATTTTTATGCCGCTTTAAATAGCGCTGTTTTTAGTGATGGAAGTTTCTGCTACATTCCAAAAGGCGTACGTTGCCCTATGGAACTATCTACTTATTTTAGAATAAATCAAGCAGGTACAGGACAATTTGAAAGAACGCTTGTTATTGCTGATGAAGGCAGTTATGTAAGTTACTTAGAAGGTTGTACCGCTCCAAGTCGCGATGAAAACCAATTACACGCAGCCGTAGTAGAGCTTATCGCTTTAGATGATTCCGAAATTAAATATTCAACGGTACAAAACTGGTACCCTGGAAATGCAGAAGGTAAAGGTGGCGTTTTTAACTTTGTAACCAAAAGAGGTTTATGCGAAAAAAATGCTAAAATCTCATGGACACAAGTTGAAACTGGTAGTGCTGTAACTTGGAAATACCCTAGTTGTGTATTAAAAGGCGATAATTCGGTTGGTGAGTTTTACTCCATTGCAGTAACTAATAATTATCAACAAGCCGATACTGGAACAAAGATGATTCACTTGGGTAAAAACACCAGGTCGACCATTATTTCAAAAGGAATTTCAGCAGGAAAATCACAAAACAGTTATCGTGGTTTAGTAAAAGTTAGTCCAAACGCAGATAATGCCCGTAACTTTTCACAATGTGATTCTTTATTAATGGGTAACGAATGTGGTGCACATACATTTCCATATATAGAAGCTAAAAACAAGTCGGCTAAAATTGAGCACGAAGCCACTACCAGTAAAATTGGTGAAGACCAAATTTTTTATTGCAACCAACGCGGTATTGATACCGAAAAAGCCATTGCCTTAATTGTAAATGGTTTTAGTAAAGAAGTATTAAATAAACTTCCTATGGAATTTGCTGTTGAAGCACAAAAATTATTAGAAATAAGTTTAGAAGGAAGTGTAGGTTAA
- a CDS encoding DUF3078 domain-containing protein → MKKLLFIFLVGIASVNAQTKKELQAQKAEKQATANAAQAEANALQAKIDALPGWRTGAFGTIGGSLSNFNNWYAQGAPNNASGNLGFTLNAYANLIEEKFFWRNSLSTNLKWVKLDNKDIETDDDSFNPTTDVFNISSLYGRNITKTIAVSGLMEYRTTLLDNFNDPGYLDLGIGATWTPIQNLIVVIHPLNYNFVFSDNDTVFESSLGAKIVADYTRQIGAINFKSNFSTFQSYKSSDLSNFTWTNSFGYTLWKMIGVGFDFGLRSNKQEALNYALAQTPATATSFDDVDNKLQTYYTVGLSYKF, encoded by the coding sequence ATGAAAAAATTATTATTTATTTTTTTGGTTGGAATTGCGTCGGTAAATGCACAAACTAAAAAAGAATTACAAGCACAAAAAGCAGAAAAACAAGCAACAGCAAATGCTGCTCAAGCTGAAGCTAATGCTTTACAAGCTAAAATAGACGCCTTACCTGGATGGAGAACAGGAGCTTTTGGTACTATTGGAGGTAGTTTGTCTAATTTTAATAATTGGTACGCACAAGGTGCTCCTAATAATGCCTCTGGTAATTTAGGGTTTACTTTAAATGCATATGCTAACTTAATAGAAGAAAAATTCTTTTGGAGAAATTCATTAAGCACTAATTTGAAATGGGTAAAATTAGATAATAAAGATATTGAAACAGATGACGATAGCTTTAATCCGACGACTGATGTCTTTAACATATCATCATTATATGGAAGAAACATTACTAAAACTATAGCAGTTTCTGGATTAATGGAATATAGAACAACATTATTAGACAACTTTAACGACCCTGGATATTTAGATTTAGGTATTGGAGCTACATGGACACCAATCCAAAATTTAATAGTAGTTATTCATCCCTTAAATTACAACTTTGTTTTTAGTGATAATGATACCGTTTTTGAATCGTCTTTAGGAGCTAAAATTGTTGCAGATTACACAAGACAAATAGGAGCAATAAACTTTAAATCAAACTTTTCTACATTCCAAAGTTACAAAAGTAGTGATTTATCAAACTTTACTTGGACAAACTCATTTGGCTATACCCTTTGGAAAATGATTGGTGTAGGTTTTGATTTCGGATTAAGAAGTAATAAGCAAGAAGCTTTAAACTATGCTTTAGCTCAAACCCCTGCTACAGCAACTTCTTTTGATGATGTTGATAATAAGCTACAAACCTATTATACAGTTGGTTTGAGTTATAAATTTTAA
- a CDS encoding cysteine desulfurase, whose amino-acid sequence MFNVNDIRKDFPILSRKVNGKPLVYFDNAATSQTPQQVIDVIVDYYSNYNANIHRGVHTLSQEATDLYEQARQKIQKHFNAKFSHEIIFTSGTTHGINLVANGFSSLLKKGDDIIVSALEHHSNIVPWQMLCESTGASLKVIPMNLEGELVMSEFDKLLSKNTKLVFVNHVSNALGTINPIEYIIEKAHQVGAAVLIDGAQSAPHIKADVQKLDVDFYVASAHKMCGPTGAGMLYGKEVWLNKLPPYQGGGEMIAEVTFEKTTYADLPHKFEAGTPNICGGIAFGAALDYMNTISFDSIAKYENDLLEYATKKLLDIEGLKIYGTSKQKTSVISFNLEGIHPYDVGTILDKLGIAVRTGHHCAQPIMDYFKIPGTVRASFAFYNTKQEIDTLIAGVKKAKLMLS is encoded by the coding sequence ATGTTCAACGTAAACGACATAAGAAAAGACTTCCCCATTCTTTCGCGCAAAGTAAATGGTAAACCATTAGTCTATTTCGATAATGCTGCAACTTCACAAACACCACAACAAGTTATTGATGTAATTGTAGATTATTATTCAAATTACAATGCTAACATTCATCGTGGTGTACACACTTTAAGTCAAGAAGCAACCGATTTATACGAACAAGCACGTCAAAAAATTCAAAAACACTTCAATGCGAAATTCTCGCATGAAATTATATTCACTTCTGGCACAACCCATGGTATTAATTTAGTAGCCAATGGATTTTCATCACTTTTAAAAAAAGGAGATGACATTATTGTATCTGCATTAGAACATCATAGCAATATTGTACCATGGCAAATGCTTTGCGAAAGTACAGGGGCTAGTTTGAAAGTTATTCCCATGAACCTAGAAGGCGAATTGGTAATGTCTGAATTTGATAAATTACTTTCAAAAAACACTAAACTTGTATTTGTAAATCACGTATCAAATGCTTTAGGTACAATAAACCCAATAGAATACATTATAGAAAAAGCCCATCAAGTAGGCGCGGCCGTTTTAATTGATGGCGCACAATCTGCACCCCACATAAAAGCTGATGTTCAAAAATTAGATGTTGATTTTTATGTTGCATCAGCTCATAAAATGTGTGGACCAACTGGCGCTGGTATGCTTTATGGTAAAGAAGTATGGTTAAACAAACTACCACCTTATCAAGGCGGTGGCGAAATGATTGCCGAAGTTACTTTTGAAAAAACAACCTATGCCGATTTACCACATAAATTTGAAGCTGGAACACCAAATATTTGTGGAGGGATTGCTTTTGGAGCAGCATTAGATTATATGAATACTATTAGCTTTGATTCTATTGCTAAATATGAGAATGATCTTTTAGAATATGCTACTAAAAAACTTCTAGACATAGAAGGCTTAAAAATTTACGGTACTTCAAAACAAAAAACATCAGTCATTTCATTTAATTTAGAAGGTATTCATCCATATGATGTGGGCACAATTTTAGATAAATTAGGTATTGCTGTTCGTACTGGTCATCACTGCGCTCAACCTATTATGGATTACTTTAAAATTCCAGGGACTGTGCGTGCTTCATTTGCTTTTTACAATACCAAGCAAGAAATAGATACTTTGATAGCAGGTGTTAAAAAGGCAAAACTGATGCTTTCTTAA
- a CDS encoding cupin domain-containing protein produces MTKEVIKKEEDVVALSPTLNRKVVHLKDLMITVIEFTNGPMAQPDPPHNHPHEQISYVASGSLKLFIEDREYILNEGDVFKVESNLNHCIQTLTENVKLIDGFAPIREDFL; encoded by the coding sequence ATGACAAAAGAAGTTATAAAAAAAGAAGAAGACGTTGTAGCATTAAGCCCTACTTTAAATAGAAAAGTTGTTCATTTAAAAGATTTAATGATTACTGTTATAGAATTTACTAATGGTCCTATGGCTCAACCAGATCCTCCACATAATCATCCACATGAACAAATTTCTTATGTTGCAAGTGGCTCACTTAAATTATTTATAGAAGATCGAGAATATATTTTAAATGAAGGTGATGTTTTTAAAGTAGAATCTAACCTTAACCACTGTATTCAAACCTTAACAGAAAACGTTAAGCTTATAGATGGTTTTGCGCCAATTCGAGAAGACTTTCTTTAA
- the sufD gene encoding Fe-S cluster assembly protein SufD, which yields MDLKEKLLSSFLVVDNQTDVNAYVHDVRNDAIKIFKEKGFPTKKEEAWKYTSLNKILKEDYSVFPKQENAIEYRDVKKYFIHEIDTYNIVFIDGKYSSHLSRTTHDGMDICLMSSALTKPKYRLIIENYFNKAATTDSLTSLNTAFASEGAYIYIPKNKLVDKPIQIINFSTGTEAATILQPRNLIVVEENSHVQIIERHQSLTNNAVLTNSVTEIFTNKRAIVDYYKIQNDNTNASLIDNTFIKQKRESVASVHTFSFGGKLTRNNLNFYQQGERIDSTLKGVTIIGEKQHVDHNTLVHHIEPNCESHQDYKGIYGENSIGVFNGKIIVEKEAQKTNAFQANNNILISDKATINTKPQLEIFADDVKCSHGCTIGQLDESAMFYMRSRGIPEKEAKALLMYAFSNNVLSSVKIQEIKQRITKIIANKLGVNIGFDL from the coding sequence ATGGATTTAAAAGAAAAATTATTATCATCCTTTTTAGTAGTAGACAATCAAACAGACGTAAATGCTTACGTTCACGATGTTAGAAACGATGCTATAAAAATATTTAAGGAAAAAGGCTTTCCCACAAAAAAAGAGGAAGCATGGAAATACACCTCTTTAAACAAAATATTAAAAGAAGATTATAGCGTTTTTCCTAAGCAAGAAAATGCTATTGAATACAGAGATGTCAAAAAGTATTTTATCCATGAAATAGACACTTATAATATTGTATTTATAGATGGGAAATATTCATCACACCTATCTAGAACGACACACGATGGCATGGATATTTGCCTTATGTCTTCAGCATTAACAAAACCAAAATACCGTTTAATTATTGAAAATTATTTCAATAAAGCGGCAACTACAGATAGTTTAACGTCTTTAAACACGGCTTTCGCAAGCGAAGGTGCTTACATATATATACCAAAAAACAAGTTGGTTGATAAGCCCATTCAAATTATAAATTTCTCTACAGGAACCGAAGCAGCAACTATATTGCAACCGCGCAATTTAATTGTAGTTGAAGAGAATTCGCATGTACAAATAATTGAGCGTCATCAAAGTTTAACCAATAATGCGGTTTTAACAAATAGTGTTACCGAAATTTTCACAAACAAACGTGCTATTGTAGATTATTATAAAATACAAAATGATAATACCAACGCATCGTTAATAGATAATACCTTTATAAAACAAAAACGAGAAAGTGTAGCATCAGTGCACACCTTTTCATTTGGTGGTAAATTAACACGTAATAATCTTAATTTCTATCAACAAGGAGAACGTATAGATTCTACGCTTAAAGGTGTTACAATTATTGGCGAAAAACAACATGTAGATCACAACACACTTGTACATCATATAGAACCAAATTGTGAAAGTCATCAAGACTATAAAGGCATATATGGAGAAAATTCAATAGGTGTTTTTAACGGAAAAATAATTGTAGAAAAAGAAGCGCAAAAAACAAACGCCTTTCAAGCAAACAACAATATTTTAATTAGTGATAAAGCAACTATAAACACCAAACCTCAACTAGAAATTTTTGCCGACGATGTAAAATGCTCACACGGTTGTACCATTGGACAGTTAGACGAAAGTGCTATGTTTTATATGCGTTCTCGTGGTATTCCAGAAAAAGAAGCTAAAGCACTTTTAATGTATGCATTTAGTAATAATGTATTAAGCTCGGTTAAAATTCAAGAAATAAAACAACGCATCACCAAAATTATCGCTAATAAATTAGGGGTTAATATTGGTTTCGATCTGTAA
- a CDS encoding response regulator transcription factor — protein sequence MIENNIKIVLAEDNTTLSLLLKFRLEKEGYHLFIAKDGKEALELIETHTPDLIITDIMMPFISGLEVISHVRIKLDMDAPIIVFSAAGQEEMVLKAFNLGANDFMGKPFSPNELMIRVKRLLG from the coding sequence ATGATTGAAAATAATATAAAAATTGTTTTAGCAGAAGACAATACTACACTTTCCTTATTACTAAAATTCAGGTTAGAAAAAGAAGGATACCATTTATTCATAGCAAAAGACGGTAAAGAAGCTCTAGAATTAATAGAAACTCACACACCAGATTTAATCATAACGGATATTATGATGCCTTTTATAAGCGGATTAGAGGTTATTAGCCATGTTCGAATAAAACTAGATATGGATGCTCCAATAATAGTGTTTTCTGCTGCTGGACAAGAAGAAATGGTACTTAAAGCTTTTAACTTAGGAGCTAATGATTTTATGGGAAAACCATTTAGCCCAAATGAATTAATGATTCGAGTAAAAAGACTTTTAGGATAA
- a CDS encoding SUF system Fe-S cluster assembly protein, translated as MSNTTIDTAELGEKIVNVLKTIYDPEIPVDIYELGLIYDVFVNEDYDVKILMTLTTPNCPVAETLPLEVEEKVKSLDAVKSAEVEITFDPPWTQELMSEEAKLELGML; from the coding sequence ATGAGTAACACAACAATAGACACTGCCGAATTAGGTGAAAAAATAGTTAACGTTTTAAAAACTATTTACGATCCAGAAATACCTGTAGATATATACGAATTAGGTTTAATTTATGATGTTTTTGTAAATGAAGACTACGACGTAAAAATATTAATGACTTTAACAACACCTAATTGCCCTGTAGCAGAAACATTACCCTTAGAAGTTGAAGAAAAAGTAAAATCTTTAGACGCTGTAAAAAGTGCTGAGGTTGAAATTACTTTTGATCCACCATGGACACAAGAACTTATGAGTGAAGAAGCTAAATTAGAATTAGGAATGCTTTAG